From the genome of Vicia villosa cultivar HV-30 ecotype Madison, WI linkage group LG2, Vvil1.0, whole genome shotgun sequence, one region includes:
- the LOC131651900 gene encoding uncharacterized protein LOC131651900, with amino-acid sequence MVDESERTTPTPASTSGSAEQYNGNNGYTRPPVFDGENFEYWKDKLESYFLGLDGDLWDLLMDGYKHPVNARGVKLTRQEMDDDQKKLFRNHHKCRTVLLNAISHAEYEKISNRETAYDIYESLKMTREGNAQVKETKALALIQKYEAFKMEDDEDIEKMFSRFQTLTAGLRVLDKGYTKADHVKKIIRSLPRRWGPMVTAFKIAKNLNEVSLEELISALRSHEIELDANEPQKKGKSIALKSNIKKCTNAFQAREEDPEESESEEEDELSLISRRLNQLWKTKQRKFRGFRSSKEFERGESSDDRRFDKKKVMCYECNEPGHYKNECPNLQKENSKKKFHKKKSLMATWDESEDDSEDEQANCALMETEDEGSESTSESDSEEVFSELTRDELVSGLTELLELKSQISLKYKKLKKQFEFETKKLELENSELKEKLLKLSNNIGSPSDSEKSTPSLNHILKEYDLSFRKFLSRSIGRSQLASMIYAVSGNKRVGIGFEGETPYKLEPVDEMKITYKPLYDQFKYGHSHDIRHASHAQSFHLTHTKKHVTQPRKYHGTHIKNYHVVPSSAYNVKPRFNQNLRRTNKKGPKKMWVPKKKTISFADSLGDKEDKSQHDMSPGLKLVSTLEGKKDCLPSSGS; translated from the coding sequence atggttgatgaaagtgaaaggactacacctacacctgcatctacatctggctctgctgagcaatacaacggtaacaatggttatactagaccaccggtatttgatggtgaaaactttgaatactggaaagataaactggaaagttactttctgggtctagatggtgatctatgggatcttctgatggatggttacaaacatcctgtaaatgccagaggcgtaaagctgacgaggcaagaaatggatgatgatcagaaaaagcttttcaggaatcatcataaatgcagaactgttttgctgaatgctatctctcatgctgagtatgagaagatatctaacagggaaacggcctatgacatatatgagtccttgaaaatgactcgtgaaggaaatgctcaagtcaaggagactaaagctctagctttaatccagaagtatgaagccttcaagatggaggatgatgaagacattgaaaagatgttttcaagatttcaaactcttactgctggattgagagttcttgacaagggatacaccaaggctgatcatgtaaagaagatcatcagaagcttacccagaagatggggtcctatggtgactgcattcaagattgcgaagaatctgaatgaagtttctctggaagagcttatcagtgccttgagaagtcatgaaatagagctggacgcaaatgagcctcaaaagaaaggtaagtctattgcattaaaatccaatatcaagaaatgcactaacgcttttcaggctagagaagaagatcctgaagaatcagaatctgaagaagaagatgaactgtccttaatctccagaaggctaaatcaactctggaagaccaagcaaaggaagttcagaggcttcagaagctcaaaggaatttgaacgtggagaatcttctgatgacagaagatttgacaagaagaaggtcatgtgctatgaatgcaatgagcctggacactacaagaatgaatgtccaaatcttcagaaggaaaattccaagaagaagtttcataagaagaaaagtcttatggcaacctgggatgagtcagaagatgattctgaagacgagcaggctaactgtgcgctgatggagACAGAAGATgaaggatcagaatctacatcagaatcagattctgaagaggtattttctgaacttactagagatgagttagtttccggtctaactgaactactggaactcaagtctcagattagtctcaaatacaaaaagctgaaaaagcaatttgaatttgaaacaaagaagcttgagttggaaaattctgaattaaaagaaaaacttttaaaattatccaataatattggatccccttctgattcagaaaaatccactcctagtctaaaccatattctgaaagaatatgatttaagtttcaggaagttcttatctagaagtattggcagaagtcagctagcttctatgatatatgctgtgtctggaaacaaaagagtaggcattggttttgagggtgaaaccccatacaaacttgaacctgttgatgaaatgaaaatcacatacaagccattgtatgatcagttcaagtatggccactcccatgatattaggcacgcttcacatgctcaaagttttcacttaacacacaccaaaaagcatgtgacacaacctaggaaatatcatggaactcacattaaaaattatcatgttgttccttctTCTGCGTACAATGTTAAACCTaggttcaatcagaacttgaggagaactaacaagaaaggacccaagaaaatgtgggtaccaaagaaaaagactatttcttttgcagattctcttggtgacaaagaagataaaagtcaacatgacatgtctcctggactcaagttggtctcaacacttgaagggaagaaagattgtcttccaagttctggttcttaa